One window of Paenibacillus sp. FSL K6-3182 genomic DNA carries:
- a CDS encoding cold-inducible protein YdjO-related protein → MATSEEEKPKLKATKIFKCKNPDCKAWVRDEFAATEQTCPICKGPMLRSMRHLPAVQNKPKPQPRKPKSDY, encoded by the coding sequence AGAAGAAAAACCGAAATTAAAGGCGACCAAAATTTTCAAATGTAAAAATCCGGACTGCAAGGCATGGGTTAGAGATGAGTTTGCTGCAACGGAGCAAACTTGTCCGATCTGCAAAGGACCAATGCTCAGAAGCATGAGGCATTTGCCAGCCGTTCAGAATAAGCCGAAACCTCAGCCACGTAAGCCGAAATCGGACTACTAA